A DNA window from Haladaptatus cibarius D43 contains the following coding sequences:
- a CDS encoding D-2-hydroxyacid dehydrogenase, translating to MSTNPDITVLREGTEGLSMESYAEALRERLPDRTVALARTPKQERELVADARVVTGITVDETLLARAEQLELFACTFAGTDHVPMDAFAERGIAVTNAGGIHAPGIAEQAIGNMLVFARRLHEGWRRKQRAEWRHFQSGELTDGTVTVVGLGSIGKAVVQRLQGFEVETIGVRYSPEKGGPTDEVLGFEEDAIHDAFSRSDYVVIACPLTATTRGLVGESEFATLPTNAVLVNTARGPIVDTDALVSALRSNAIRGAALDVTDPEPLPEDHPLWNLENCLITPHIGGHTPRHWERLADIVAENVQRLADGETLDNQVLAPDST from the coding sequence ATGAGTACAAACCCGGATATAACCGTCCTCCGCGAGGGGACGGAAGGACTCTCGATGGAATCGTACGCCGAGGCGTTGCGCGAACGTCTTCCCGACCGAACAGTTGCGCTCGCCCGGACACCAAAACAGGAACGCGAACTCGTCGCCGACGCGCGGGTCGTCACCGGCATCACAGTTGACGAAACCCTCCTCGCCCGCGCCGAGCAACTCGAACTGTTCGCGTGCACCTTCGCCGGAACCGACCACGTTCCGATGGACGCCTTCGCGGAACGCGGCATCGCCGTGACGAACGCTGGCGGAATCCACGCGCCCGGAATCGCCGAGCAAGCCATCGGCAACATGCTCGTCTTCGCGCGCCGCCTCCACGAAGGCTGGCGGCGCAAGCAGCGCGCCGAGTGGCGGCATTTTCAGTCGGGAGAACTCACCGACGGCACCGTTACGGTCGTCGGGCTTGGTTCCATCGGAAAAGCAGTCGTGCAACGCCTACAGGGCTTCGAGGTCGAAACAATCGGTGTTCGGTACTCGCCGGAGAAGGGCGGCCCGACGGACGAAGTTCTCGGCTTCGAGGAGGACGCCATCCACGACGCCTTCTCGCGGAGCGACTACGTCGTCATCGCCTGCCCGCTTACGGCGACAACGCGCGGCCTCGTCGGGGAATCGGAGTTCGCAACGCTCCCCACGAACGCCGTCCTCGTCAACACCGCGCGCGGTCCCATCGTCGATACTGACGCGCTCGTTTCCGCACTCCGGTCGAACGCGATTCGCGGGGCGGCGCTGGACGTGACCGACCCCGAACCACTGCCGGAAGACCATCCACTCTGGAACCTCGAAAACTGTCTCATCACGCCTCACATCGGCGGACACACGCCGCGCCACTGGGAGCGTCTTGCCGACATCGTCGCGGAAAACGTCCAGCGTCTCGCTGACGGCGAGACGCTGGACAACCAAGTGCTCGCGCCGGATTCGACGTAG
- a CDS encoding amidohydrolase — protein MAESIRERLSDVRREFHRYPEPAWCEFHTTHRLVEELRAIGVDELAVGTEVYDSDDRMAVPEADEIERWYETALERGADSDLLDEMAGGNTGVVAVLDRDSGPTVGVRVDIDALFIEESTADDHVPAAEGFRSEGDGTMHACGHDTHMTWGLATLEAIKESDFEGKLVVFFQPAEEVSGGGHPIAESRFADDLDYLFAVHVGLDHPTGEVVAGIERPLAMCHLDVTFEGTSAHAGKAPEEGDNAMQALGTAIQNAYAIPRHSEGMTRVNLGKAEAGTASNIIAERAHIAAEARGETTELKEYMKSRLTRTLESAAEMHGCDADIDVVSESPRADSDPELVEVVADVARGVDGVDSVVPTADFGASEDVTFLMERVQQEGGLATYLIVGTDHPTSHHTPTFDVDERSLGIGVEVLTNSILAVAADER, from the coding sequence ATGGCCGAATCGATACGAGAACGCCTCTCCGATGTTCGGCGCGAGTTCCACCGCTATCCGGAGCCTGCGTGGTGCGAGTTCCACACGACACACCGACTCGTCGAAGAACTACGCGCAATCGGCGTTGACGAACTCGCCGTCGGAACCGAAGTGTACGACAGCGACGACCGGATGGCTGTTCCCGAAGCGGACGAGATAGAACGGTGGTACGAAACGGCGCTCGAACGCGGTGCTGACTCCGACCTCCTCGACGAAATGGCGGGCGGAAATACGGGCGTCGTCGCCGTCCTCGATAGGGATTCCGGGCCGACGGTCGGAGTTCGGGTTGACATCGACGCCCTGTTCATCGAGGAATCGACCGCGGACGACCACGTACCTGCGGCGGAAGGGTTCCGATCTGAAGGCGACGGAACCATGCACGCTTGCGGACACGATACCCACATGACGTGGGGACTCGCCACCCTCGAAGCTATCAAGGAGAGCGACTTCGAGGGGAAACTCGTCGTCTTCTTCCAACCCGCCGAGGAGGTGTCGGGTGGCGGCCATCCGATAGCCGAAAGCCGGTTCGCGGACGACCTCGACTATCTCTTCGCCGTCCACGTCGGCCTCGACCACCCGACCGGCGAAGTCGTCGCTGGCATCGAGCGACCGCTCGCCATGTGCCACCTCGACGTGACGTTCGAGGGAACGTCGGCGCACGCGGGGAAAGCGCCCGAAGAGGGGGACAACGCGATGCAGGCGCTCGGCACCGCCATCCAGAACGCTTACGCCATTCCTCGCCATTCTGAGGGAATGACCCGTGTCAACCTCGGGAAGGCCGAAGCGGGCACCGCGAGCAACATCATCGCCGAACGGGCGCACATCGCGGCGGAGGCACGCGGGGAGACGACCGAACTGAAAGAGTACATGAAATCCCGCCTGACGAGGACGCTCGAATCCGCCGCCGAGATGCACGGTTGCGACGCGGACATCGACGTGGTGAGCGAATCGCCGCGCGCCGACAGCGACCCTGAACTCGTGGAGGTGGTTGCAGACGTGGCCCGCGGCGTCGATGGCGTGGATTCGGTCGTCCCGACCGCGGATTTCGGTGCTAGCGAGGACGTGACGTTTCTGATGGAACGGGTACAACAAGAAGGCGGTTTGGCGACGTATCTCATCGTCGGCACTGACCATCCGACGAGTCATCACACTCCGACGTTCGACGTGGACGAACGAAGTCTCGGTATCGGCGTCGAGGTGCTGACGAACTCGATACTCGCCGTCGCGGCGGACGAGCGATGA
- the ilvA gene encoding threonine ammonia-lyase, producing MSSDGPNDGISDADGIPTAEEVVTLADVETARNRLEEVVHRTPLDGSTTFAERSGAASVGLKLENVQRTGSFKIRGAYNAMAQLSPAECERGVVASSAGNHAQGVALAGRLLDIETTIVVPEVTPSAKREATRGYGAEIVVSGDIYERSYEHALDLADEDGLTFVHPFNDERIIAGQGTVGLELLEQFPELDTVLVSIGGGGLISGIATVLKAHDPDFRVVGVQPEGAFHAKPSLERGEIHELSDVNTVAEGIADARLLEKTFAVVRERVDDVVSVSDREMSVAVTLLAERAKTVAETAGAAPLAALLSGAVDVEDENVAVVVSGGNVNLAEHAELTRTGRMELGRYAEARLGVDDWPTVLDTLGAIFDRHGAELDVLERARRTAADDPSRTPVIVGMEGNGPDHLSDILNALNERGEISVENSTLDS from the coding sequence ATGAGTTCCGACGGGCCGAACGATGGAATTTCCGACGCCGACGGGATTCCGACCGCGGAGGAGGTCGTCACGCTCGCCGACGTGGAAACTGCACGGAACCGCCTCGAAGAGGTGGTTCACCGCACGCCCCTCGACGGTTCGACGACGTTCGCGGAGCGAAGCGGAGCAGCGTCGGTCGGACTCAAACTGGAGAACGTGCAGCGAACCGGGTCGTTCAAAATCCGCGGCGCGTACAACGCGATGGCCCAACTTTCGCCTGCGGAGTGCGAGCGCGGCGTCGTCGCGTCGAGCGCGGGCAATCACGCCCAAGGAGTCGCCCTCGCAGGGCGACTCCTCGACATCGAGACGACCATCGTCGTCCCCGAGGTAACCCCCTCCGCGAAGCGAGAAGCGACTCGCGGGTACGGCGCCGAGATCGTCGTCTCCGGCGACATCTACGAACGCTCCTACGAGCACGCCCTCGACCTCGCCGACGAGGACGGACTGACGTTCGTCCATCCGTTCAACGACGAGAGAATAATTGCCGGACAGGGAACCGTCGGCCTCGAACTGCTCGAACAGTTCCCCGAACTGGACACCGTCCTCGTCTCCATCGGCGGCGGCGGGTTGATTTCCGGCATCGCAACCGTACTCAAGGCCCACGACCCGGATTTCCGGGTCGTGGGCGTCCAGCCCGAGGGAGCGTTCCACGCTAAACCGTCGCTCGAACGCGGCGAAATCCACGAACTTTCCGACGTAAACACCGTCGCGGAGGGCATCGCCGACGCACGCTTATTGGAGAAAACCTTCGCCGTCGTCCGCGAGCGCGTGGACGACGTGGTCAGCGTCAGCGACCGTGAGATGAGCGTCGCCGTGACGCTCCTCGCCGAACGCGCCAAAACCGTCGCCGAGACTGCTGGCGCAGCGCCGCTCGCGGCGCTCCTCTCCGGCGCAGTGGACGTGGAGGATGAGAACGTCGCCGTCGTCGTCTCGGGCGGAAACGTGAATCTCGCGGAGCACGCCGAACTGACGCGCACTGGACGAATGGAACTCGGACGATACGCCGAGGCGCGCCTCGGCGTTGACGACTGGCCGACGGTTCTCGACACCCTCGGGGCGATATTCGACCGTCACGGCGCAGAACTCGACGTCTTGGAACGCGCTCGCCGCACCGCCGCGGACGACCCGAGTCGAACGCCCGTGATTGTCGGTATGGAGGGAAACGGGCCAGACCATCTTTCGGACATCCTGAATGCGTTGAACGAACGGGGCGAAATTTCGGTCGAAAACAGTACGCTCGATAGCTGA
- a CDS encoding aminotransferase class III-fold pyridoxal phosphate-dependent enzyme, which translates to MDRDTEQPDVGAFPGKNAQQWIEFHHEHAAPSEFSHEFVWDVTGEADGPFVSDVDGNVLLDFTCHIGAAPLGYNNEKILGKLREFSLVEPMKIAGQDMYFGAGESPETADFPASSHLVEKLVSVSSQYGMDTVFLSNSGAEAMENAMKITHDRNPPAKYAFAFDGSFHGRTLGTLSLTRSNEVYTRHYPEIAGVRTVPFCDDRDCTAETCDCGFFAGDDSRLRNVLQPEGGHVNPDEVAFVVIEPIQGVGGYRFPSTEFMAEVGDVCETYDIPLVVDEIQSGVGRTGKMWASDHYPIEPDVIASAKALRVGATISRSDVFPSEKNRLGSTFGGGDLLSSMQGALTLEAIEEYDLLENATERGRQAKELLRDGDSSKVDDVRGKGLMLAVEFDTAERRDSVVKEALKRGMLTLGCGEKTIRLLPPLDSTEREIELGISILNDAIEAA; encoded by the coding sequence ATGGATAGGGATACGGAACAACCCGACGTTGGCGCGTTTCCGGGGAAGAACGCACAGCAGTGGATCGAGTTCCACCACGAACACGCGGCACCGAGCGAGTTTTCACACGAGTTCGTCTGGGACGTGACGGGCGAAGCGGACGGGCCGTTCGTCTCCGACGTGGACGGTAACGTCCTCCTCGATTTTACCTGTCATATCGGTGCGGCACCGCTCGGATACAACAACGAGAAAATTCTCGGAAAACTCCGCGAATTTTCGCTGGTCGAACCGATGAAAATCGCCGGACAGGACATGTATTTCGGTGCCGGAGAGAGTCCGGAAACCGCTGATTTTCCGGCGTCGAGCCATCTCGTCGAGAAGCTCGTTTCCGTCTCCAGCCAGTACGGGATGGACACCGTCTTTCTCTCGAACTCCGGCGCAGAGGCGATGGAAAACGCGATGAAGATAACCCACGACCGGAATCCCCCTGCCAAATACGCCTTCGCGTTCGATGGAAGCTTTCACGGCCGGACGCTCGGCACCCTCTCCCTCACTCGCTCGAACGAAGTCTACACGCGCCACTACCCCGAAATCGCCGGAGTTCGCACAGTTCCGTTCTGCGACGACCGCGACTGCACCGCCGAAACCTGCGATTGCGGATTCTTCGCGGGAGACGACTCACGGCTCCGGAACGTGCTCCAGCCCGAGGGTGGCCACGTCAACCCTGACGAGGTGGCGTTTGTGGTCATAGAGCCGATACAAGGTGTCGGCGGCTATCGGTTCCCGAGCACCGAGTTCATGGCGGAAGTAGGCGATGTCTGTGAGACGTACGACATTCCGCTGGTCGTGGACGAAATCCAGTCAGGCGTCGGTCGAACCGGGAAAATGTGGGCATCCGACCACTACCCAATCGAACCCGACGTTATCGCCAGCGCGAAAGCCCTCCGCGTCGGTGCGACCATTTCGCGCTCGGACGTCTTCCCCTCGGAGAAGAATCGGTTAGGCTCGACGTTCGGCGGCGGCGACCTCCTGTCGTCGATGCAGGGTGCGCTCACGCTGGAAGCCATCGAAGAGTACGACCTGCTCGAAAACGCGACCGAACGCGGTCGGCAGGCCAAAGAGTTGCTTCGCGACGGCGACTCCTCAAAAGTTGACGACGTGCGCGGAAAAGGGTTGATGCTCGCCGTTGAGTTTGACACGGCGGAGCGACGCGATTCGGTCGTCAAGGAAGCACTAAAACGCGGGATGCTCACCCTCGGATGTGGCGAGAAAACCATCCGCCTGCTCCCGCCGCTGGATTCGACCGAGCGCGAAATCGAACTCGGTATCAGCATTCTGAACGACGCCATCGAGGCGGCGTGA
- a CDS encoding BCCT family transporter, with translation MSNADEPGAIGRFREELDPFVFLFGAGLTVGIIALYFISPSTVQNGIDAANGVMNQYLNWALLLIVFLVVIFLLFLIVGPWGNIKFGDDPPEYSFLSFFAMLYSAGFAAGVVFWGPTEALFYYDNPSPLFDVSSGSAEAMTIAVQQTLFHWALPQLAVFTIMGIAIGYFAYNYDNVPLRVSSALTPVLGKDNLDGITAKFIDVIAVFATIGGVATSLGFIGSQFITGLDYQWGIDLGTTGVILVVTMMTLLFTLSMVLGVNRGIRRLSNFNMILFVVLMLMTFIVGPSVFLVLLGTQAVGGMITDFVSMSLFTGAGVEGGTEWANTWTVFYWAWALSWSPFAGLFIARISRGRTVREVAFTGIVATSAATIPWFTIVGGSAVWAQHNGIAEILGPVNENGASVAGFALFEAFPMGSMFMIAFMILVTTFFITSADSSTLAVSMMTTGGKAHPSSINRIFWGVVLGMTAAILMTLGGVSALQSAAIITGAPFAFVCFIAMLGLIREFSSEYGRVLLQDQTRLIGSSEAEQPGSSPKQPPTADDD, from the coding sequence GTGAGCAACGCCGACGAACCGGGTGCAATCGGACGTTTCCGCGAGGAACTCGACCCGTTTGTTTTCCTCTTTGGTGCCGGTCTGACGGTCGGCATAATCGCTCTGTACTTCATCAGTCCGAGCACGGTTCAGAACGGCATCGACGCCGCCAACGGCGTGATGAACCAGTATCTCAACTGGGCGCTGTTGCTCATCGTCTTCCTCGTCGTTATCTTCCTCCTGTTCCTCATCGTCGGGCCGTGGGGGAACATCAAATTCGGCGACGACCCGCCGGAGTACAGTTTCTTATCGTTCTTTGCGATGCTATATTCGGCGGGGTTCGCCGCTGGCGTCGTCTTCTGGGGCCCAACTGAAGCGCTGTTCTACTACGATAATCCGTCGCCGCTGTTCGACGTCTCGAGTGGCTCCGCCGAGGCGATGACCATCGCGGTTCAACAGACGCTCTTCCACTGGGCGCTCCCACAATTGGCCGTCTTCACCATCATGGGAATCGCTATCGGCTACTTCGCCTACAACTACGACAACGTCCCGCTCCGGGTTTCGTCGGCGCTCACGCCGGTTCTCGGTAAGGACAATTTAGACGGCATCACCGCGAAGTTCATCGACGTCATCGCCGTCTTCGCAACCATCGGCGGCGTGGCGACGTCACTCGGCTTTATCGGCAGTCAGTTCATCACCGGATTGGACTATCAGTGGGGAATCGACTTGGGAACGACCGGCGTCATCCTCGTCGTGACGATGATGACGCTGCTGTTCACGCTGTCGATGGTGCTCGGAGTGAACCGAGGTATTCGTCGGCTTTCGAACTTCAACATGATTCTCTTCGTCGTCCTCATGCTGATGACGTTCATCGTCGGCCCGTCGGTTTTCCTCGTGTTGCTCGGAACGCAAGCCGTCGGCGGCATGATTACCGACTTCGTCTCGATGAGTCTGTTCACCGGGGCGGGCGTCGAAGGTGGAACAGAGTGGGCTAACACGTGGACGGTGTTCTACTGGGCGTGGGCGCTCTCGTGGTCGCCGTTCGCGGGACTGTTCATCGCGCGCATCTCGCGCGGGCGAACCGTCCGCGAGGTCGCCTTCACCGGCATCGTCGCAACGTCGGCGGCGACGATTCCGTGGTTCACCATCGTCGGTGGGTCGGCAGTCTGGGCACAGCACAACGGCATCGCAGAAATCCTCGGGCCAGTCAACGAAAACGGGGCCTCAGTCGCCGGATTCGCCCTGTTCGAGGCGTTCCCGATGGGGTCGATGTTCATGATTGCGTTCATGATTCTCGTAACCACCTTCTTCATCACGTCGGCCGACTCCTCTACCCTCGCGGTGTCGATGATGACCACCGGCGGCAAAGCGCACCCATCGAGCATCAATCGAATCTTCTGGGGGGTCGTTTTGGGAATGACCGCCGCGATTCTCATGACCCTCGGCGGCGTCAGCGCGCTTCAGTCGGCGGCCATCATCACGGGTGCGCCGTTCGCATTCGTCTGCTTTATCGCAATGCTCGGCCTCATCAGGGAGTTCAGTTCGGAGTACGGCCGCGTGTTGCTACAAGACCAGACGAGACTCATCGGTTCGTCCGAGGCGGAGCAACCGGGTAGTTCCCCCAAACAACCGCCGACTGCTGACGACGACTGA
- a CDS encoding Rid family detoxifying hydrolase yields MNDIDPIVTDDAPHNDNPYSQGVHAGDTVYVSGYGPVDPETGDDVAGDIQAQTDQVLDNVAAVVSEAGGDGLADVVKATVYLTDLDDYDEVNEAYGARFSENPPARVCVEVARLPGDVRIEMDAIAYLG; encoded by the coding sequence ATGAACGACATCGACCCAATCGTAACGGACGACGCACCGCACAACGACAATCCGTACTCACAAGGCGTCCACGCTGGCGATACGGTGTACGTGTCCGGATACGGCCCAGTTGACCCCGAAACCGGCGACGACGTTGCGGGCGACATCCAAGCTCAGACCGACCAAGTGCTAGACAACGTCGCCGCCGTCGTCAGCGAGGCGGGCGGCGACGGACTTGCCGACGTGGTCAAAGCAACCGTTTATTTGACCGACTTAGACGACTACGACGAGGTCAACGAAGCCTACGGCGCACGATTTTCGGAGAATCCACCTGCGAGAGTCTGCGTCGAAGTCGCTCGCCTGCCGGGAGATGTTCGTATCGAGATGGACGCGATAGCGTACCTCGGTTGA
- a CDS encoding aspartate aminotransferase family protein encodes MTAGPPIDQLHYEDAPSVDTVPGPNTRELLDKQREIDSSAVAYPEDIPIAFESGNGATVRDADGNTYIDMFAGIGVLNVGHSNPYVLDAVHEQADKFVHTVDFPTEARLELIEKLDEIAPGELQGNNRVVFGGPTGSDAIEAAIKLAKYNTGGDGLIAFRGAYHGATSGAMSLTGNKDFKGHYTPLLSDVVHAPYPHPFGQDKTPEEAVDHALEEVRAILEDPYGGLANPAGIFVEPVQGEGGVIAPPEGFLTGLREIADDNDVLLVFDEIQSGLGRSGQWWASEWYDVTPDAMTTAKALGGIGFPLSATMYHEDFDTWGSGDHAGTYRGHVVAMRAGTRAIEYIQDHDLLAHARELGTTIRDRLRNVAAETDGIGEVRGKGLFVGAEFVDANGNPDKATVKAVQQYCYEHGVLVWKAGRHGNVLRLLPPLVITEELAETAMDIIVEAIRQTTAEQQTA; translated from the coding sequence ATGACGGCTGGTCCACCAATCGACCAACTACACTACGAGGATGCGCCGAGCGTCGATACCGTTCCCGGACCGAACACGCGGGAGTTGCTGGACAAGCAACGCGAAATCGATAGCAGCGCGGTTGCCTATCCCGAAGACATTCCAATCGCGTTCGAATCGGGGAACGGTGCGACGGTTCGTGACGCCGACGGAAACACGTACATCGACATGTTCGCTGGTATCGGTGTGTTGAACGTAGGGCACTCGAATCCCTACGTCCTCGACGCGGTACACGAACAGGCGGATAAGTTCGTTCACACCGTTGACTTTCCGACCGAAGCGCGTCTCGAACTGATCGAAAAACTCGACGAGATAGCTCCCGGCGAACTGCAAGGGAACAATCGGGTCGTCTTCGGCGGCCCGACCGGGAGCGACGCCATCGAGGCGGCGATAAAACTCGCCAAGTACAACACGGGCGGAGACGGGCTTATCGCCTTCCGCGGCGCGTACCACGGCGCGACCAGCGGCGCGATGAGTCTCACCGGAAACAAGGACTTCAAGGGTCACTACACGCCGCTTCTCTCGGACGTCGTCCACGCGCCGTATCCGCACCCGTTCGGGCAGGACAAAACGCCGGAAGAAGCGGTTGACCACGCGCTCGAAGAGGTGCGGGCGATTCTCGAAGACCCATACGGTGGGCTGGCGAACCCGGCGGGCATCTTCGTCGAACCGGTTCAGGGCGAGGGCGGCGTCATCGCGCCGCCCGAGGGCTTCCTCACAGGGTTGCGAGAAATCGCCGACGACAACGACGTGTTGCTCGTCTTCGACGAGATTCAGAGCGGCCTCGGTCGCTCCGGGCAGTGGTGGGCGAGCGAGTGGTACGACGTCACCCCGGATGCGATGACGACGGCCAAAGCGCTTGGTGGTATCGGCTTCCCGCTCTCTGCGACGATGTATCACGAGGACTTCGATACGTGGGGGTCGGGCGACCACGCCGGAACCTACCGCGGCCACGTCGTGGCGATGCGCGCCGGAACGCGGGCGATAGAGTACATTCAAGACCACGACCTGCTCGCCCACGCGCGGGAACTCGGAACGACCATTCGCGACCGTCTGCGCAACGTCGCGGCGGAAACGGATGGCATCGGCGAGGTTCGAGGAAAGGGACTGTTCGTCGGTGCCGAGTTCGTGGATGCGAACGGAAATCCGGACAAAGCGACCGTCAAAGCCGTCCAGCAGTACTGCTACGAACACGGCGTCCTCGTCTGGAAAGCCGGGCGACACGGTAACGTTCTCCGCCTCCTCCCGCCGTTGGTTATCACCGAAGAGTTGGCCGAGACGGCGATGGACATCATCGTCGAGGCCATTCGGCAGACGACCGCCGAACAGCAGACCGCTTGA
- a CDS encoding LLM class flavin-dependent oxidoreductase, giving the protein MNLSVVDLSPVPDDGTATDAYGNTVATAQQAERLGYSRFWVAEHHGMASTLAGTTPEVLLGHLAAETDSIRLGSGAVLLNHYSPFKVAESFGALDALAPGRIDAGLGRANGSPAADRALGTERHVQNPDEDHAEKIEAVVNHLYDDYPDEHDYSNLEIPRSGEDAPVPWVLGSSPSSAALAGKLGLRYCFAAFIRPQFATRAFEVYREQFQPSRLAGSIENPKGMIAVNAVCAETDEKAARLRAVAEASYKQMRRGVVGATPSIEESIDELGGVPERTPATLDSDEWPRAISGSPETLAGLLEQLSDRVGVDEVMIQHVVADHDDGLQSHELLADGVGLTPR; this is encoded by the coding sequence ATGAATCTCTCCGTCGTTGACCTCTCGCCGGTTCCCGACGATGGCACTGCGACTGATGCCTATGGGAATACGGTTGCGACCGCACAACAAGCGGAACGACTCGGCTACTCCCGGTTCTGGGTTGCCGAACATCACGGGATGGCGAGCACCCTTGCGGGGACGACGCCCGAGGTGCTGCTCGGCCATCTCGCCGCCGAAACCGATTCCATTCGACTCGGGTCGGGGGCGGTGTTGCTCAACCATTACAGTCCGTTCAAAGTCGCGGAATCGTTCGGCGCGCTGGATGCGCTCGCACCCGGGCGTATCGACGCAGGCCTCGGTCGGGCGAACGGTTCTCCGGCCGCCGACCGTGCCCTCGGAACCGAGCGCCACGTCCAGAACCCGGACGAAGACCACGCCGAGAAAATCGAGGCCGTCGTCAATCACCTCTACGACGACTACCCCGACGAGCACGACTACAGCAATTTGGAAATTCCACGTTCGGGCGAAGATGCACCAGTTCCGTGGGTTCTCGGGTCGAGTCCGTCGAGCGCGGCTCTCGCGGGGAAACTCGGCCTGCGGTACTGCTTCGCGGCGTTCATTCGACCGCAGTTCGCCACCCGCGCATTCGAAGTGTATCGTGAGCAGTTCCAACCGTCTCGGCTGGCCGGAAGCATCGAGAACCCGAAAGGGATGATTGCGGTGAACGCGGTTTGTGCCGAAACCGACGAAAAAGCGGCGCGGCTTCGAGCGGTGGCTGAAGCGTCGTACAAGCAGATGCGACGTGGCGTCGTCGGAGCCACACCATCAATCGAGGAGTCTATCGACGAACTCGGTGGCGTCCCCGAGCGAACCCCTGCGACGCTCGATTCCGACGAATGGCCGCGAGCGATTTCCGGAAGTCCGGAGACGCTCGCCGGTCTGTTAGAGCAACTTTCCGACCGTGTCGGCGTTGACGAGGTAATGATTCAACACGTCGTCGCCGACCACGACGACGGACTTCAGTCTCACGAACTGTTGGCCGATGGCGTCGGACTCACGCCTCGCTAA